Proteins from one Mycobacteriales bacterium genomic window:
- a CDS encoding lysophospholipid acyltransferase family protein — protein MSSLQKDLRALSRGWRWGHRKLPPHSAEPHHSFEERKEFPTDWARSRPARAAREAILRGGLTPIVHRETSLRVEGLDVFDGLDGPVIIVANHTSHLDTALLLTTLPVEWQRKVTVGAAADYFFDAWWRAIGSALVFATFPIERHGHGLSDTPAKLIDDGWSIVMFPEGTRSPDGWTRRFRPGAAALAIAHRIPVLPVGLRGSYAAMPKGRSWPKPGKPPVHVRFGRPLRAADGESTLEFNARISAAIDTLLDEDSTDWYAAALRAAAAQTPPSSGPKVADWRRVWESSAGPQNGEVRRKAWR, from the coding sequence GTGAGCAGCCTCCAGAAGGACCTCAGAGCGCTCTCACGCGGTTGGCGGTGGGGTCATCGCAAGCTGCCCCCGCACTCGGCCGAGCCGCACCACTCGTTCGAGGAGCGCAAGGAGTTCCCGACCGACTGGGCGCGCTCACGGCCGGCGCGCGCGGCCCGCGAGGCGATCCTTCGCGGCGGGCTGACACCGATCGTCCACCGCGAGACGTCCTTGCGCGTCGAGGGTCTCGACGTCTTCGACGGCCTCGACGGGCCGGTCATCATCGTGGCGAACCACACATCGCACCTCGACACGGCGCTGCTGCTCACCACGCTTCCGGTCGAGTGGCAGCGCAAGGTGACGGTCGGTGCCGCGGCGGACTACTTCTTCGACGCGTGGTGGCGCGCGATCGGCTCAGCCTTGGTCTTCGCGACCTTTCCGATCGAGCGCCACGGTCACGGCCTGTCCGACACACCCGCGAAGCTGATCGACGACGGCTGGTCAATCGTGATGTTCCCCGAGGGCACCCGCTCCCCCGACGGGTGGACCCGCCGGTTCCGCCCGGGCGCCGCGGCACTCGCGATCGCTCACCGCATCCCGGTCCTGCCGGTGGGACTGCGCGGTTCGTACGCCGCGATGCCGAAGGGCCGCAGCTGGCCGAAACCCGGCAAGCCGCCCGTACATGTGCGATTCGGCCGCCCGCTGCGCGCCGCGGACGGGGAGAGCACGCTGGAGTTCAACGCCCGGATCTCGGCCGCCATCGACACCCTGCTCGACGAGGACAGCACCGACTGGTACGCCGCCGCTCTCCGCGCAGCCGCGGCGCAGACTCCGCCGTCTTCCGGGCCGAAGGTGGCCGACTGGCGGCGGGTGTGGGAGTCCAGCGCGGGTCCGCAAAACGGCGAGGTCCGTCGCAAAGCGTGGCGGTAA